Below is a window of Rhodamnia argentea isolate NSW1041297 chromosome 11, ASM2092103v1, whole genome shotgun sequence DNA.
AGGTCCTCTTTCTTACTCTCTCCATCTGCTTCACCAATTCTACATAGTAACAATCTGACGACAATGTCATTAGTAATCAACATTGTGATGCTTTTAGCTCCATCACGTAGTAAAAGCATATCATTTTATATAGAGTTGTAAATAAACAATGCGAGGTTACAAAGATGCTTTCAATTCTCTTATCTTAGTACCAGTCATATGAGTTGATAACTCTTAAATCCATTTACATGTCTCAGAGCTGGTGAAAATGGTTGAGAGAACAATAAAATCGGAGAACTACCGCTCCCCAAATAGACCTATATATCTTGTTGGAGAATCACTGGGAGGATGCCTTGCATTAGCTGTTGCAGCACGCAACCCGGACACTGATCTTGTATTAATCTTGGCCAACCCAGGTGAAGGAAAATTTCCAGTGAAGTTAAATAAATGGAGCAAGTATTGAAGTCACCAGTTTAGCTCGAACTTTCCCAAGTTATACCAAATCATGACTTATGCTTCaaatgattatcttgcaaaagatttttaatttttcgaagccgccactaatcttttttggtaggtcgattagaaacctaagtacaTTAGTGGGACAACTAGATTACTTTTAGGAACCTGAGATTTTAAGtttgggacttggttacattaatttttcaattaatgccctttcgataccaatttcatgaaaaatattcaatttggcaattttgatgaattctgaCTTAGAGTTCAAACGtgcattttttggattttcttttatgaatttttaatctcCGGAATATCAAATAAGACAAGAAGCTTGCGTACATACAGCCTTTTCTTGTGGTAAATGAAATTCTCTCTCTGAGTTTTGCAGCATCCACATTGAATTTTGTTGGATTAAGGCTTAACTTCAGTTAGAAACTCTTTCAGTTGTGGCAGCTTTGCTTATTAAAGATGAaacatcattcatttttttttttcgcagcGACGTCTTTTGACAAATCGCAAACACAAGCTCTATTACCTTTCCTGGATTTAATGCCAGAACAATTGCAGCTAAGCTATCCTTTCATCCTGAGTTTGATGGCAGGTTTGATTTGCTCCTTATTATTTGGTTTTTCCTACATTTCCTACACTGCTTCATGAAATGCAGAAAACCTTTCAGGTTTGTTCTTTACCATCTCTTATAGCATACTAGCCTACTGACTTATAGGAGGCTGATGATATATTAATCTACGATTGAGGTCTAGAGAAttcaagaagagagaagaatCTTACTGAAGAAACTTTTGAGACATGCCACCTTCTGGAACGAAGAAGCTAGGGGCAAAGTTTGATGCCTGGCTGCAATTACATCAGCATGAGCGATATAGTGATTGCTTACTAATCTCAGACAAGCACTGTGTTGAATGTTTATTGAAAACCTCTGGCATGTTTGCATTCCTAAGTGAAAGTTAGTGTTATTGGAGATTTTCACTTCAGAAACGACTGAATGACTAAGGATAGCAGAGGCATGGTTGTCTGTTAATCGTATAGGAACCACCCTGGGGTACTTAGTGAACTTCTctattcatcttctctctctcctaacTGCTTCTCTTTACAACCTCCATTAATTTGTGGTGATACAATTACAAGCGACACCCAGAACCTCTGTTTCATAGCTTTAGATGATGGTTGCCCATTTGTGGGAATACCTTATTGCTTGATGATAGAGAAAAGGGGGCACGAGGTGCTATGTAAATGTGTGGGGGTGGGGCTGGTAATGAAGTGCTTCTGAAGTGTGGCTATTCTATAGTTTGGGGACACCCAGTAGTCAATAGCATAATTATCTGGCTGCAGCCATGCTGTAATTGTTTCCACTTATTTTAGTTCATTTCTGGCAAATACAAGGTGATCCTTCGAGGAGGTTCAAGGCTAGCACAGAAAAAGGGCTTACTCCACAGCAAGCAGTTGGAGCGCTATCAAAGGACTTACTGACCATGTCATCTTACATCTCTGTAAGCTAAACTATGGCCATCATGTTCATGAGACCAGCATGgttttttgcaattatttttcttgaattcaCGTATCCAATTACATTTTATTCAGACATGAATAACAGGCTAGACATGTGCTATGTATGTccactataatttttttcttggaaaaagaTTGATGGCAAAATTTACAGGTTCTTGCTGATATTCTCCCTATAGAAACACTTCAGTGGAAGCTTCAGATGCTTAAATCGGCTTCGGCATATCCAAATTCACGCATTCATGCTGTCAAGGCACAGACTCTACTTCTTACAAGGTTGTTATTTTATCCGTTTCTGTCGAATCTCATCTAATTAGGTGCTGGGAGATTGGAGTTTATGATAGCTATGTACAATTTGGCAGAGCAGATATCCTGAGCCAGTCTTAGTGCTATCTCACATATCTCTTAAACAGCGAGAGGAAACATGACACTGACACATTGTTGCCAATAAAGGCAAATGAGGATCAACTTGTATCTTCTTGTACTGTAATTGGATTTCTTCTTAACTACTAAGCAACTAATATGGTTGAGTTTCAAAAGGCCATTAGTGAAGCAAACTAAATGGATTCTCTCACATGTTTGTGAGACTGAAAGGAAAAATGTCAAGCATGTAAATATAATCAAGTAGGATCTACATTTTGAGATGAGCAGCTTACAATTATCTGAACTGAAGAATGATATACTTGGGCCTGAAATGCCCAAACAAATAAAGGTAATTAGAGTGTTTAAGGCTTATGCATTAGCCCATGCACATGTCAAAGACATAACTCATTTTTTAAGTTCAGATAATGGATGGTTAAAGAAGGCAATGCAATGCAACTGATGGCGCAGTAGATATTGTGTAATATCCTAGCTGTAATCGAAGGCTACAGCTTCGTTTTTAAGAACTTTGATGAGTTTTCTTTCAACTAAAAGATAAGACTATTGTCTTAATTCAACTGTCTAGAGTCAGGTACTAAGACCTATATTATACTGGGTAGTGGGAAGCTATAGCTGCGACAGATTTGTCCACCATTCAGAGGACAGGTCATTGTaatccttcattttctttccctGAACCAACTGATTTTGTGAGCAGTGGTCACATCTTCTGCTTATGAGGTGCTCAGTCTCCGTTAAACTTCTTCACCATCCGTTTGTCCCTTTTCTTCGCTGTTAGATgcacatatttcttttttaaagttgtaaccgtcATGTACATTTCTGAAGCAATTGTGGCCTAACTCTAATTGGGATTTGTAATTCTAGTGGGAAGGATTGGTTATTGCCAAGTCAAGCAGAAGGTGCTAGACTAAAGGATGCACTGCAGAGAAGCCATATCCGGAAGTTTGACGACTGcggtcattttcttttcttggtagGTTTCTCTCTTCCAGAAGCTGGAATTATGTGTGAACTACCATCTCGTATCTGTCTTGCGATTTGAAAAGGAGGAACAAGTAAAGGCACCCTATGAAAGAACTGAACAAGTTTTTGCATGGCCACAATCCTTTCTAGCTTGGTTTGCCATATCAACTGAAAATAtcacaaaggaaaagaatacAGAAACTTCTGCTAGTCTGGAATGCTCTTCTTACTCATTACTATTCAACTTCTGAATTTGCGCCATCTTTAATCTAATAGTTTGTCCTACCATGTTGAAATTCTGCAGAGCCATTAATTTTAAAGTGACTCCTTTTAATTGATATTTCTGATGAGCATTCTGCAATATTCATGAGCTAATCAGGCCAAGTCCATTTGGGATCGCCCGACAGAGGATTGAAGGACGTATGCTAGATTTAGTCTGCTCTTTAATGATCATATACATCTGAGACATTCAAAATTGTTTTCAGATGCTCTTCCATTCCGATCACTAAACTCTAGGTGAAAAGTTATGGGTACTTTAATAATAACTATGGCTATAATATGAGCATACGATCCATCGCAACCGCGTACTACTACAGTATTGAGGATGTATACCTAGTAACCCTTGCATATCAGAAATATGATGCAGTTTAGCTTTATTGAAGCATTCTCTTCACTGTTATAGAGCATTCCCCTGCTTTTAGCGGCTGATATAGGTTTAGCTTTATCTGATCAGTGATATTgtcatttgtttatttgttctttGAATGCAGGAAGATGGTTTTGATTTGCTCACGGTAATTAAATGCGTTGGTTTATACCGTCGTGGAAAAGTTCTCGACTATGTTTCAGACTACTTGCCACCAACCCATGCTGAATTTAAGAATGTAAATGAATCAAACAGGTAAAGTTTTTCATCTGAACTTTGCCCAATGGTCAAAAGAAATGATAGCAGCTTAAGACCCCATAAAGTTCATAAATATCGAGTTCTGTGTACTTATCCAGCATTTGGTCGACTAGGATCTTGTGGCACGATCCACCTTCGTATCCATGCACATACTATTTTTAAGTTTCAATGAAACGGAGCTCACAAAAGAAGATGCGTGATGTATAGTCAAAGCAACATATTATTCGGTTGAATAGATTGCTTCCATAGCAAGATAGGCGTGTCCTCTTTAAAAGAGTTTCTACTTTGAATTTGTTTTCCATGTTATTGTTACCTGACAACTTGCATAATCTTAGATGGTTTGTTGAGATAACTGCACCAGTGATGCTGTCAACTTTAGAGGATGGGAGGATAGTTAGAGGTCTGGATGGAATTCCATCAGATGGGCCAGTTCTATTCGTCGGCTATCACATGTTATTGGGGCTTGAACTAGTTCCTTTGGTTACCCAACTCATGAACGACAGGAACATACTTGCACGAGGGATAGCACATCCTATGCTTTTTGAGAAATACACAAAAAGACAAGGACAAACGCTCGAACCTGAGTTCTATGACACTTTTCGAATGATGGGTGCAGTACCTGTATCAGGGACCAATTTATTCAAGCTTCTTTCGTCAAAATCTCATGTCTTACTCTATCCAGGAGGCATGCGTGAAGCACTTCATCATAAGGTACTAATGCTAGAACCTTAATGTTTTGCGGATCTCAATGATTATATAAATGGTGAAATAACCTCAAATTAGATTGGTGTCAGGTGTCACGGGCCGGTTGATTTAGCATTCCCTAACCCCTGGCTTAGGAGTTTCTTCCCAATTCCCTCACCCGTGCTGCCTTCTCTCTTGCTACCTTCTCTGCCAAGTCATCCTTAATTCCTAAAAACAAACTTTTTATAAGGAAGCTCTGAAAATTGTTTTACTTGTGAAATGATCCAAATAAGGATGAGAACTTATATACACAAAGACTCCCTTGATTACAACTGTACATCTCTCATCGATCTAACGGTGGAGATTCCATTTCCCCATCTACTATCTTCCCACATTATGAATGCCTTAGAATATAGTACATTTACAAATGCCCGCATCTAAGAATATTCTAGAGAGCTCAAGAAACCCTAGGAGACTCGCCCGTTCTTCTTGAATCATTCACGGTGCTTCGTACAGTGGAAACCTTCAACCGTAACAATGGAAAGCATTCTGTTCAATAAGAATCATACATCTCAGCAGATAGTTTTTTATCGCCTCCTCCCTCCAACTCATCTCAGGTGTTATTCGTTGAATTACCATATCTCTCCATCTAAAATTTGCATGTTTATGGCACATGCATAAGGACATACTTGATATTCCTGTATAGTTGCTCCTGCAGGGATGAAATCTGCCCCTACATCACAACTAAAAGTAATGTCAGAAAAAATGCTCTTGTAATTGCCAGGGTGAAGAGTACAAGCTATTTTGGCCGGAACAATCTGAGTTTGTGAGGATGGCAGTTAAATTTGGAGCCAAAATAGTGCCTTTTGGTACCGTTGGAGAAGATGACTTTGGTGAGGTAAGTCAATAAAATTCAGTTTGCAACGCTTCGTGTTCCTATCATTGTATTTTagagatgaggaaaaaaaaaattagaagtgcTCTAACTTTC
It encodes the following:
- the LOC115728909 gene encoding phytyl ester synthase 2, chloroplastic-like: MAATGACLFPSAGFSHALRRRGQASAVASSDQNPKLSSSLTSRFAASKEQASSALTGTTIPSSRPVSFGEHGRRYAKNASDQSSSTPFMEDVELESGREKLRKFFDEAKDLARSDGGPPRWFSPLECGSRLEKSPLLLYLPGIDGTGAGLTSHHKKLGKMFDIWCLHIPVMDRTSFPELVKMVERTIKSENYRSPNRPIYLVGESLGGCLALAVAARNPDTDLVLILANPATSFDKSQTQALLPFLDLMPEQLQLSYPFILSLMAGDPSRRFKASTEKGLTPQQAVGALSKDLLTMSSYISVLADILPIETLQWKLQMLKSASAYPNSRIHAVKAQTLLLTSGKDWLLPSQAEGARLKDALQRSHIRKFDDCGHFLFLEDGFDLLTVIKCVGLYRRGKVLDYVSDYLPPTHAEFKNVNESNRWFVEITAPVMLSTLEDGRIVRGLDGIPSDGPVLFVGYHMLLGLELVPLVTQLMNDRNILARGIAHPMLFEKYTKRQGQTLEPEFYDTFRMMGAVPVSGTNLFKLLSSKSHVLLYPGGMREALHHKGEEYKLFWPEQSEFVRMAVKFGAKIVPFGTVGEDDFGEVFFDYDDQMKIPYFRNWIQRLTEENGKVRSNAAGEVANQDVHLPWIWPKVPGRFYFCFGKPIETAGRKWELKDREKCHELYLQVKSEVESCMAYLREKRESDPYRSIFSRLMYQATHNSAYEIPTFEL